From a single Opisthocomus hoazin isolate bOpiHoa1 chromosome 6, bOpiHoa1.hap1, whole genome shotgun sequence genomic region:
- the ZNHIT6 gene encoding box C/D snoRNA protein 1: MAERGGGGSPRRPAGGRKMSLQRCETCSEEEAKYRCPRCMKYSCSLLCVKKHKLALSCNGVRDKTAFVSVNEFTDLNLLSDYRFLEDVGRTADAAARHPTMHSPTTKKILYCLRNKARKCGIDLRTLPVGFTKRRENSTTFNCMEKKFYWHLKLVFPHCHAEYTLKGVPDNKTLADILKPYIDPVESDPVVCQRLKMYTSSPQSDVQILMKIENRKQNSVRYNELDASRSLLDNLKGKVIIEYPTLFVVLKTLKNGMVVLGEDASESAENSESENSSLSSMEEGEIRDN; encoded by the exons ATGCGAAACATGTAGCGAAGAGGAAGCTAAGTACAGATGTCCACGATGCATGAAATATTCGTGCAG tcTGTTGTGTGTAAAGAAGCATAAGCTTGCACTGAGCTGTAATGGAGTCAGGGATAAAACAGCATTTGTCTCTGTAAATGAATTTACTGACTTGAACCTTTTGAGTG ATTATCGTTTCCTGGAAGATGTAGGAAGGACAGCAGATGCTGCTGCTCGACATCCTACTATGCACagtccaacaacaaaaaaaatc TTATATTGCTTGAGAAACAAAGCTCGGAAGTGTGGTATTGACCTGAGAACGCTGCCTGTTGGAtttacaaaaagaagagaaaattcaaCCACCTTCAATTGCAT ggagAAAAAGTTCTACTGGCATTTGAAGCTCGTATTTCCTCATTGTCATGCTGAATACACTTTAAAAGG GGTGCCTGACAATAAAACGCTCGCTGATATCCTTAAGCCTTACATTGATCCAGTGGAGTCAGATCCGGTAGTTTGTCAAAG attaaaaatgtACACCTCTTCTCCTCAGTCAGATGtacaaattttaatgaaaatagaaaacaggaaacaaaactcTGTCAG GTACAATGAACTGGATGCCAGTAGAAGCCTCCTGGACAATTTGAAAGGCAAAGTAATAATTGAGTATCCAACATTATTTGTGGTCTTGAAAACGCTGAAGAATGGCATGGTGGTTCTTGGCGAAG ATGCCAGTGAATCTGCAGAGAACTCGGAGAGTGAAAATTCATCCCTTTCATCTATGGAAGAAGGGGAAATTCGGGATAATTGA